In Limisalsivibrio acetivorans, one genomic interval encodes:
- the purM gene encoding phosphoribosylformylglycinamidine cyclo-ligase, with protein sequence MSDLNYKNSGVDIDEGNRFVSLIKSLADSTKTDGVIGGLGGFAGFFSLQEAAGMKEPVLVSGTDGVGTKLKVAIDSGRLDTVGIDLVAMCANDVIVTGAKPLFFLDYLATGKLSSESMAEVVKGIAEGCKQAGAALIGGETAEMPGFYADGDFDVAGFVVGLLDKAKVIDGSGVRPGDVIVGLPSSGLHSNGYSLARKIFFEHFGLKGEDRLGSSTVYDMLLEPTRIYVKPVLSLLDKGIRPKAMSHITGGGFYENIPRTLPINASAVIDPASFSRPEIYDVIEERSGVESRELYRVFNMGIGYMMVLAHEDAEASVKALGELGEDAFVIGEVTEGKSEVFIKGIDC encoded by the coding sequence GTGTCTGATCTTAACTATAAAAACAGCGGAGTTGATATAGACGAGGGGAACAGGTTTGTTTCCCTGATAAAATCACTTGCCGATTCCACAAAGACCGACGGCGTTATTGGCGGACTTGGAGGCTTTGCGGGCTTTTTCAGCCTTCAGGAAGCCGCCGGAATGAAGGAGCCTGTGCTTGTCTCAGGTACTGATGGCGTGGGCACAAAGCTTAAGGTAGCCATAGATTCTGGAAGGCTCGATACTGTGGGTATCGACCTCGTGGCGATGTGTGCCAACGATGTTATTGTAACAGGTGCCAAACCACTCTTTTTCCTCGATTATCTCGCAACGGGGAAGCTAAGCTCCGAGAGCATGGCTGAGGTAGTTAAGGGAATAGCCGAAGGGTGCAAACAGGCAGGAGCGGCACTCATCGGAGGAGAAACTGCGGAGATGCCCGGCTTCTATGCGGACGGCGACTTCGATGTGGCAGGCTTTGTTGTGGGTCTTCTTGACAAGGCGAAGGTTATCGATGGAAGTGGAGTTCGTCCGGGGGATGTAATAGTCGGTCTCCCCTCAAGCGGTCTGCACAGTAATGGTTACTCGCTCGCAAGAAAGATATTCTTTGAGCATTTCGGACTCAAGGGGGAGGACAGGCTAGGCTCCTCCACCGTATACGATATGCTCCTTGAGCCCACACGCATATACGTTAAGCCGGTTTTATCACTGCTGGACAAAGGTATACGCCCCAAGGCGATGTCCCACATTACTGGGGGCGGATTCTACGAGAATATCCCCCGTACGCTCCCCATCAATGCCTCTGCGGTTATAGATCCCGCATCATTCAGCCGCCCTGAGATATACGATGTAATCGAGGAACGTTCCGGTGTTGAAAGTCGTGAGCTTTACAGGGTTTTTAATATGGGAATCGGCTACATGATGGTTCTCGCACACGAGGATGCAGAGGCCTCTGTTAAGGCACTTGGTGAACTGGGTGAGGATGCGTTTGTCATAGGTGAAGTAACCGAAGGGAAATCCGAGGTCTTCATTAAAGGGATAGACTGTTGA
- a CDS encoding M16 family metallopeptidase, with protein sequence MRIRAALLIFFLITAVCYAGETKMLNNGAMFTAIERDFTDTVSISMFFRGGLARENESNNGIGSLTASVWVKGSRLLKEAEFYGSSIGAGVSPDFFEVSFSSTAENLDRFIPSLRNFLMNPEFPDDVFEREKRLHLTAIKAVKDDPNAVAMRGFFSETYGSSHYALTTEGNEEAVSALEIDDLKKHKDKLIQGKNAFITVAGSFTEEQVRKLEAVFAEIPSGEEFQISCNDTVIEKDRHIEEEDERTQQAKMFMGYTAPAASDEDYTAIKVMSDILGGGMSSRYFRALRKEKGYAYSVGTFYASRLCPSRFVGHIGLQYENVEDAVSTMESINRGFIDDLGEDELEKVKNYILGRVLIESQTNGKVAWYNNFFMNVGLGESYLSSYVDRIEKITKDDLRRAAKIFEGPKTLYILK encoded by the coding sequence ATGAGAATTAGGGCGGCACTGCTTATATTCTTCTTAATAACAGCCGTTTGCTATGCCGGAGAGACTAAGATGCTTAACAATGGAGCGATGTTTACAGCCATAGAGAGGGATTTCACCGATACAGTTTCCATATCGATGTTCTTTCGAGGGGGGCTCGCCCGGGAGAATGAGTCGAATAACGGCATAGGCTCGCTTACAGCATCCGTATGGGTCAAGGGGAGCCGTCTGCTTAAAGAGGCTGAATTCTACGGAAGCTCGATAGGGGCCGGCGTTTCTCCGGATTTCTTCGAGGTATCCTTCTCCTCCACAGCGGAGAACCTGGACCGGTTCATCCCATCCCTTCGCAACTTTCTGATGAATCCGGAGTTTCCGGATGATGTGTTCGAACGAGAAAAAAGACTACATCTCACAGCCATTAAGGCCGTTAAGGATGACCCCAATGCTGTTGCCATGCGGGGCTTTTTCAGTGAGACCTACGGCTCTTCTCACTACGCCCTCACCACAGAGGGTAATGAGGAAGCGGTTTCAGCCTTAGAAATAGATGATCTCAAAAAGCATAAAGATAAGCTTATTCAGGGTAAAAACGCTTTCATCACCGTGGCTGGCAGCTTTACAGAAGAGCAGGTAAGGAAGCTGGAGGCTGTTTTTGCAGAGATACCCTCCGGTGAAGAGTTTCAGATATCGTGCAATGATACCGTCATAGAGAAGGATCGTCACATAGAAGAAGAGGACGAACGAACCCAGCAGGCCAAGATGTTCATGGGCTATACCGCTCCCGCCGCCTCCGATGAGGATTACACTGCTATAAAGGTTATGAGCGACATACTTGGCGGCGGGATGAGCTCCCGTTACTTCAGAGCTCTCAGGAAGGAGAAGGGGTACGCTTATTCAGTGGGTACGTTCTATGCATCCAGATTATGCCCTTCCAGATTTGTCGGGCATATCGGCCTGCAGTACGAGAACGTTGAGGATGCCGTTTCGACAATGGAGAGCATAAACAGGGGCTTCATCGATGACCTCGGCGAGGATGAGCTTGAGAAGGTTAAAAACTACATACTCGGCCGTGTGCTTATCGAATCCCAAACCAATGGAAAAGTTGCATGGTATAACAACTTCTTCATGAACGTAGGTCTCGGAGAGAGCTATCTTTCCAGCTATGTGGACAGGATTGAGAAGATTACGAAGGACGATCTCCGCCGTGCGGCAAAGATATTTGAGGGGCCGAAGACCTTGTATATCCTCAAATAG
- the purN gene encoding phosphoribosylglycinamide formyltransferase produces MKKIGILLSGRGSNFRAIKKAVDNDDIKNAEIAVVISNKEDAAGLAFAKEQGLDTVFINHQDFADRESYDREIVKELNSRNVDLVCLAGFMRIISPWFVEQFENRIINIHPSLLPSFPGLDAQRQAFDYGVRFTGCTVHFVDAKMDNGPVILQRVVEVKGDDTAESLAERILEQEHKAYPEAVALFCDDRLRVDGRKVKII; encoded by the coding sequence TTGAAAAAGATAGGAATACTACTCTCCGGAAGGGGCAGCAACTTCAGGGCTATAAAGAAAGCTGTGGACAACGATGATATAAAAAATGCGGAGATCGCCGTTGTAATAAGCAATAAAGAGGACGCCGCAGGGCTAGCCTTTGCAAAAGAGCAGGGGCTTGATACCGTCTTCATAAATCACCAGGATTTTGCGGATAGAGAGTCCTACGACCGGGAGATAGTCAAGGAGCTCAACAGCCGTAACGTGGATCTAGTCTGCCTTGCGGGCTTTATGCGGATAATATCCCCATGGTTCGTGGAGCAGTTCGAGAACAGGATAATCAACATCCATCCCTCCCTCCTACCTTCATTCCCCGGGCTCGATGCCCAGAGGCAGGCCTTCGATTACGGAGTACGCTTCACCGGGTGCACAGTGCACTTCGTTGATGCGAAGATGGACAACGGGCCAGTGATACTCCAGAGGGTTGTTGAGGTAAAAGGGGATGATACTGCCGAAAGCCTCGCTGAGAGAATCCTTGAACAGGAACATAAAGCCTATCCGGAAGCGGTTGCTCTGTTCTGTGATGACCGCCTGCGGGTTGATGGAAGGAAAGTAAAGATAATATGA